The following are from one region of the Bactrocera oleae isolate idBacOlea1 chromosome 6, idBacOlea1, whole genome shotgun sequence genome:
- the Irbp18 gene encoding CCAAT/enhancer-binding protein homolog 2 → MPARKKTSGGGGNTSDASKHDDDAYREKRQRNNDAVKKTRQKSKETATERKRNVERLKNDNIKLEASIKEVKEHVETLKSLLLGNVKKEEHEVFLQKILNEPTDDEDDSMDGT, encoded by the exons ATGCCAGCGAGGAAGAAGACTAGTGGTGGCGGTGGAAACACATCAGATGCGTCCAAACATGATGATGATGCATACCGAgaaaaaagacaaagaaacaaCGAT GCGGTGAAGAAAACACGACAAAAATCTAAAGAGACTGCAACAGAACGTAAACGCAATGTAGAGCGACTCAAAAACGATAATATAAAGTTGGAAGCCTCTATTAAAGAGGTAAAAGAACATGTAGAAACACTTAAAAGCTTACTTTTAGGCAATGTAAAGAAAGAGGAACACGAAGTGTTTCTGCAAAAAATACTTAATGAACCTACAGACGACGAGGATGACAGTATGGATGGCACATGA
- the LOC106627433 gene encoding uncharacterized protein codes for MCISYNAASNIRNSMNYRESVLQKIKDGVYELSQKRKGKSEIWSVYAQIKKGDGTILDGFVCCRKCLRLYKFNGNQTSNLNRHKCYISHLKGTAISNNVDVTNDSDLEEDVKECQEFFSIFTPGDPQIQEASSHQPSLCNNDTNADNATENQSTPKRTLMYTKQLDSLCEMVKIDLQDVSDEIFFEAKWKILDVLREVHKKKLING; via the exons atgtgtatatcttATAACGCTGCTAGCAATATACGCAATTCAATGAATTATCGAGAGAGTGTTTTGCAGAAAATTAAGGATGGTGTTTACGAACTGTCTCAGAAACGTAAAGGTAAAAGCGAAATCTGGAGCGTTTACGCTCAGATCAAAAAAGGAGATGGCACCATTTTAGATGGTTTTGTATGTTGTCGCAAATGTTTGCGCCTATACAAATTTAATGGCAACCAGACGTCGAATTTGAACCGTCATAAGTGCTACATATCGCATCTTAAAGGAACAGCCATTAGTAATAATGTCGATGTGACGAATGATAGCGATCTTGAAGAGGATGTAAAAGAGTGCCAGgagtttttttctatttttacaccTGGTGATCCACAAATTCAAgag GCTTCCTCACATCAACCATCACTTTGCAACAACGATACCAATGCAGACAATGCAACTGAAAATCAGAGTACACCTAAGCGAACGCTGATGTACACGAAACAATTGGATAGTCTATGTGAAATGGTAAAAATTGATCTTCAAGATGTCTCAGATGAAATATTCTTTGAAGCTAAATGGAAAATTTTGGATGTCCTACGTGAAGTTCACAAAAAAAAGCTTATTAATGGTTGA
- the Iyd gene encoding iodotyrosine deiodinase, producing the protein MEISLLFLNSWLVKNWKFALTALLVIAFVNFVRHVSKLQRYRKIFKFSKHRKTLLDGEEYVGVNFNSKEIKENKQAHDDTNPNNRYVPALKVDNHVPFVGATVTLPGGTKQFYELTDNRRSVRSYSATRIPPLELIEGCIRAAGTAPSGAHTEPWTFCVISDPDIKQRIRAIIETEEEINYVQRMHRQWTADLTPLRTNHIKPYLTDAPYLILVFKQIYGYLSNGERKQHYYNEISVAIATGILLCALQAAGLNSLVTTPLNCGLALRMLLDRPENEKLLLLLPVGYAADDCVVPDLKRKTLEEIMHLY; encoded by the exons ATGGaaataagtttgttgtttttaaattcgTGGTTggtaaaaaattggaaatttgcCTTGACTGCGCTCCTGGTAATagcttttgtaaattttgtgcgCCATGTAAGTAAATTACAAAGGtataggaaaatatttaaatttagtaaacATAGGAAAACATTGTTGGACGGCGAAGAATATGTGGGTG TTAACTTTAATAGCAAAGAGATCAAAGAGAATAAACAGGCACATGATGACACTAATCCTAACAACAGGTATGTGCCAGCATTAAAAGTAGATAATCATGTGCCATTTGTTGGGGCAACAGTGACTCTTCCTGGTGGTACAAAACAATTTTATGAATTAACTGACAATCGTCGAAGTGTACGCTCTTATAGCGCTACACGAATTCCGCCACTTGAATTGATCGAGGGATGTATACGTGCTGCTGGCACAGCTCCGAGCGGTGCACACACTGAACCATGGACATTCTGTGTGATTAGTGATCCGGATATAAAACAACGTATTCGTGCGATAATCGAAACAGAAGAGGAAATAAATTATGTCCAACGTATGCATCGGCAGTGGACGGCTGATTTGACACCATTACGTACAAATCACATCAAACCTTATCTTACGGATGCACCTTACTTAATTTTGGTTTTCAAGCAAATATATGGTTATCTATCAAATGGCGAGCGCAAACAACATTACTACAATGAGATATCGGTAGCAATAGCCACAGGGATTTTACTATGTGCATTACAGGCGGCTGGTTTGAATTCATTGGTTACTACTCCCTTGAATTGTGGGCTTGCCCTGCGTATGCTACTCGATAGACCGGAAAACGAAAAGCTGCTCTTGCTATTACCTGTAGGCTATGCCGCCGATGACTGTGTTGTGCCGGATTTGAAACGAAAAACTCTGGAAGAAATAATGCATCTATACTGA